The genomic stretch TCACAATGTGTTAAGCTACTATAACCATtactttaatttataaatgtatatacatagatttcatgaaataaagaaattaagtacATGCTGCATTTTTAAGACACGTCTAATAGGTTCCTTGTGCAAAACTGAAGTGAGCTTAAGCACATATTTTAACACTTTTGAAATGAGttaatcatatatttaatattaagatTTAGGACTTCCAAATTactaaggtttaaaaaaatagctgataCTGTGTCACCAGTGGTGACTAATCCAATATGGTATAATTAGCAAAAATGACAGATAATTTAAGTTGCaggggggaaagaaaatgaagatctTTCCTAAGGTTTATACCCACACAAAAATGTAATGCCAATAAATTgactaaaaataacaacaaaaagataagGTTAGTTCTGTACCTTGGAACCAAATAACCTGAAAGCATTTGTCAGGGGACCCACATAAAAGCTTTGCACTGATTTGTGGAAGAGTGATAACTCACTGAGCTGTTTCCAGGAGACACAGGTTCTTGGTCTCAGAGTTCCTGAGCTGTTCGCTCACCGTGCCAGAACAGCTGACTTCCCACAGCGTGTGCTTTAGTATCTCAGCAACCGAGGCCCGAAAGCGAGTTTGGAACTTCTTACTAATTAGGACGTAGAGGATGGGGTTCAAACAACTATTGAGGAATGCCAAGCCGGTGGAGAGGGGGATGCCGGCCTGAAGCACATGGTGGAAATAGCTACTGTGGTGGATTGTAAGCTCCCAAATGCTAAACAGGTGATAAGGAGTCCAACAAATCAAAAAGGCCATGACCACAGCGAGGATGGTCCAGAAATGCTTACTGGAGACCAGGATGCTTCGCTTCTTCACCTTGAATATGAGACACAAGTAGCAAATGCTCATTGCTAGCAAGGGGAAGAGGTACCCAACAATAAATTTCACCCAGGTCAGAACATGGTGCCTCACGAAAGTAAGGTCAGGATCATACTCGTGGAAATTGTTATAGCAGAGAGTGTGGTTATTGAACTCCAGAGTGTCCCGGAAGTATAGGGCAGGACCACCCATTAGAGAAGCCAAAAACCAAACGAACGTAATAACTATCAGGGAGTTCTTTAGGGTTCGGTGCCGATGAGATACGACAGGATGGATCAAGTGGATATAGCGGTCCAGACTAATCACCGTCAGGAAAAAAACACTAGCAAACATGTTCAGCTGGGCAATGAAGGAATTGGCCTTGCACAACAAGATGCCAAAGGGCCAGTGGAAATTCATGGCCACGTAGGAGATGTACAGaggtaggaagagaagaaaaatgaaatccgCAATAGCCAGATTGAGGAACCAGAGAGCGGTGACTGTCTTCTTCCACTTGAACCCCGTGAACCAAATAACAGTGGCATTTCCTGGAATACCCAAAATGAATGCGACACAGTATAACACCAGGGAGATCCAGTGAACAACTCCCAGGTGGGCTTTCTCCTCCAAATCAGACTCTGAGGAGTAATATTCCAGGGTATAGGAGTAGTTCTCAAATTCTTCAAATAATGTTTCGTCTAGATCTTCCATGACCTTGTCAAGTGGAGAATGAGGGTATCTCTagaagcaaattttaaaagaaagaaaacaatgtttaaaagcagaagaaatgttCAGTGAATAAGGAACGCCAGGCTAAAAATATTGCATCTTATGAACTGGAAAAAGTATATTTTGGGATAAGATTTGTGATTATATTCCAGACGTCCAAATCTTGGTGAACCTCGAGTTTGCTCCGATTACTCTCAAAGCTGTAAGAATTGATTTTTGTAAAGTATTCAGTAAATGCCAAATTAAAACGACGCAGGTGTAATCCCTCTCTCCGTAAGACCTATAGGCCTGACTAGAGAGAATCTAACATTCAATAGGCATATATTAGGTTCTTACTCTGCACGATTATTTTATGGAAGgtacaaaagaaaacagatgaatacTTACACGGTGATGACTTCAAATCCCTTAGTGGTACCCTGACTTCCCAAGCTATGGACAGAGTTCCAACTGCTTCATCAATCCACCCACCTGGATGTCACAGACAAGTGCTAGAGATTTTAATACCCTATTTTGTATCCATTGATGTTTTGATTCTATGTTTATGAATGCAAATATGTCCATAAGAATTATATCAGTATGGAAGGCTTTTCAACCAAAAGGTATCCTTGGGAGTAAACTTGACTATGACCATTTAATTTCTGTATCAATTTCCCATAGAGTGCAGCTAAgctttacttaaaattttgttttattgaaattccTTTGAAGTAATTTGAATTAATGATCTTTTACATTTACaacaaaaatctgatttttctttaaagtttatttatgtattttgagaggtcggaggggcagagagagggagaaagagaatcccaaataggctccgtgctatcagcacggagtttgggtctcaaactcacaaaccgtgagatcatgacctgagctgagatcaagagtcagaggctcaaccaactgagccacccaggagccctgaaaaaatctgatttattaatcattttattttgtttatgtttgtccATACAAAAATGTGTCTATTATAATTTCACCCAAACTTAAATTCTCTTTCATGagcttttctccctcctcctatcAAGGGTTAAGAAGATGGAAAAGGCATCTTTTCAATCAGAGTAAAATTTTGCTGGGTGCGATTTTAACAACctcaattttatttcttgttatttctgtCTGTTATATTCAAaatcaagtagaaaaaaagatgaatagtTGCATTTATTTCATGGAGCTACAATCATGAATGGGGCAAATATGTAAGATCTGGGATTACAGTAGGGTTAGAATGAAGAGGTCAAAATGTCCCATGTTGCTCAGAGACATCTCCCACTCCTGCTAACGCTGAATTTATCATCCCACCTAAAATTGTCTGAGGAATCTGGCAGggcataattaaaaaataaaagcaggggcacctgggtggctcagtcagttgagcatctgacttcggctcaggtcacaatctcatagcccttgggttcgagccccgcgtcaggctctgtgctgacagctcagagcctggagcctgcttcagattctgtgtccccctctctctccgccccaaccctgcttctgctctgtctctctctttcaaaaaagtgaataaacattaaaaaaaaaattttttttaactaaaagcaATTCATTAGCATCCTTCCAGACCCAGCcacccttctttatttttcaatattcagctcaaatgccactttTTCCTAGAAACATTTCTTGCCATCACCTTCCCCCAGATAATTATAATAAGAAgaactattattataaataatagtcAATGTTATTGGGAATTGTTTTGGTGCCAGGCATGTATGATATAACTTGATTCTCATAAGAATCTTATAAAGTGGGTAAGTGGTCctattactattcccatttaTAAGAAAGGATACTGACGTTTGAAGAAGCTTAGtgagtttctcaggatcacaCAACCAATAACCGGAGAGTCAGGATGTAAATTCAGATCTGTTGAAAACAGAGCCTGAGCTCTTAGCTACTACAACCGTGTATGACACTGTGCTCTTATTGTACTTAATATACTATATTGTCATTGgtttatcattgatttctgccctaCCAAACTCTCAATTCCTTGAGAACAATGCCTGTCACCTCTGAACCCCACGGTCCCTAGCACAAGTCTTAA from Panthera leo isolate Ple1 chromosome C1, P.leo_Ple1_pat1.1, whole genome shotgun sequence encodes the following:
- the CMKLR2 gene encoding G-protein coupled receptor 1, producing MEDLDETLFEEFENYSYTLEYYSSESDLEEKAHLGVVHWISLVLYCVAFILGIPGNATVIWFTGFKWKKTVTALWFLNLAIADFIFLLFLPLYISYVAMNFHWPFGILLCKANSFIAQLNMFASVFFLTVISLDRYIHLIHPVVSHRHRTLKNSLIVITFVWFLASLMGGPALYFRDTLEFNNHTLCYNNFHEYDPDLTFVRHHVLTWVKFIVGYLFPLLAMSICYLCLIFKVKKRSILVSSKHFWTILAVVMAFLICWTPYHLFSIWELTIHHSSYFHHVLQAGIPLSTGLAFLNSCLNPILYVLISKKFQTRFRASVAEILKHTLWEVSCSGTVSEQLRNSETKNLCLLETAQ